The genome window CAGGCCAAAAGGCTGGTGGAGCGGGTACTGGGGATAATGAGAGGCCGCCGCCTCTTCCGGTGTCCCTACCACTACTTTATCAACATCAATCCGGTGGGCAACTTCATCGCCTGCACCGTGATGGGCGGTTACTCGTTCGGAAACATCCGCTCCAAGAAGGCACGCGACATCTGGTTCAGCCGCCAGCACTACGAGTTCCTGACCAGGGTGGGGCGCGAGCCGTTTCCTGTGTGTCACGAGATATGCGAAGCCAAGGAGGAGCTCTACATCTCTTCCCTTAAGAGTGAGATACGCGGTTTGGCCATGTCCCTTTTATATCCTTTGAACTTGCGGTCGCTTCGCAATAAAAGCAGAAGCAGTCCCTAATCCTCGATCAGCTCCCCCAGACTATGTATACAGAAATGAGGGCGAGGGAGGCCGTTATAGCAGGTGTCGCGGTTGGATGCATAAAGTATGCTGCGGATACCTGACCGGCGCGCACCAAGGACGTCAAGCTCAAGCCGATCACCGATATGAGCCGTTTCCTTCGGCTCCGTATCCACGCGATCCAGCAGTATCCTAAACGCTTGAGGATTTGGCTTGCGTGGACCTATCTCGTCTGTGTAGAGGAGGTGGTCGAAGAAGGGGCTTAAGCCTTCGCGGTCCATGATCCGGCGGATTATGTGCCCGTGGGATGTATTCGAAAGTAATGCAAGTGTGCAGCCGCGGCGCTTGAGTTCGGCAAGCACCTCGATGGCTTGCGGTTCTGCAACAATTGTTACTTTAAGCAGCGCCTCATCGAATGAGCGCAGAAGCTCCGAAAGGCCGCCTGCAATCTGCTTGCGAATACCTAACCGCGTGAGAAAACGGGATACGACCTCACGGGAGGAGATCTCCATCTCGGTTTTTAGCCTCTCCGCCTCGCACTCCGCTCCTACATCCTGCAATGTGCATCCTATCTGGGATTTCGAGATCTCAACACCGCGCTCCGCAAGTATTTGCTTAAACTCCTTCACCCTTATCTGGTCCTGACGCTTCCACTCTTCCTCGGTCTCATAACGGCCTATTGTGTACCAGAAGTCGAAGGAGAGGGCCTTGATGCCTTGAAGTATCTCGTTCTCCATCAATTGAAGAATACCTGTAGGGGACCTTTTGTCAATCAGAGCTGTGATGCTTGCGGAGTTAGTCCTCGCAATAGTAATCAACAAAAAGGGGATCTGAAGGTTCCAAAGGCCATAGGCAGGTGTGTTACGGGTGTGTTACGGGCAGGTTGACAATCTGTATGAGGTGGGGAGAATAGTTGGTGGACGACCAGGTTTTCAAGATTCCTTTTCGTGTATTCAGGTGGAATCCACATTGGGGCGATCTTGTTCCCGTTGGACTCTGGATTTTCACCTCCAGTATACTTCAGTTCTCGCGCCTTGCCGGGCCGCGCGCACCTTCACTTCTTGAGTGGCTCAAACCCACTGAGGATCTTGGATTCCTGATCGCCCCCCTCCTTTTTGTGCGGCTTATAGAGAAGCGCGGTCTTTCTTTTATTGGGATTACGCGGCGTCACATAGGATTGGCTGTGGCGATCGGTCTGCCGCTCGGACTGCTCGCCGGCTGGTTTGCCGTCTCTCGTTCTTTTGCCTTAGGAGAATTCCCGCTGCTACCTGATCCCCTCCAGGGTACGGCTTATTTTTTAGGCGCACTTTACCATCTGGCTGCAGTGGAGTTCTTCTACCGGGGTTGGCTTGCTTCACGGTTTGAGCGATCCTACGGTTTTCTCGCGGCGGTTTTGGGTTCGGCTCTGCTTTATGCCTTCTCTCCACTTGTTCTTTGGGGAACAGACCTCACGGTTCCTGCTGCGTTTTCTTCCGTTGGTTTCTACTGGGGCTCCGTGTTTCCGTTTACCTTCTTCGTCGGGATTCTTCTTGCCGGTGTTGCCAGACTCACGCGCAACCTTTTAGCCCCGATTCTGGTGATGCTTCCGCAGATGATCCTGGGCGATCTCTTACCCGGAGGATTGGCCCATCGTATCGGCCATCCGGAATCCAAGATTTTGGGAACCCTGGCACTTGCAGGTATTGTGGTGGTTATAGCTTGGCTTACCCGAAGAAGACAGGCAAAGAAACAATCTACTACTTAAACGCCCCCCAACTCCTCCAGATAATTTCTTCTCCCTAGAAGGGAAAGTTTATCTCGAGTTCACTGGCTATAGTACGTAACTTCTCCATGGTCGGTTCGTCTACATCGACCTCTGTGGCATTGCGGTCTTCGGCTTCGGCTTCCTTCTCGCCCGCGATCCAGATGCGCTCGGCACCTTCCTGTTTGGGGGTGTTCTTGAGCATGCGGATGAACGAGTCCATCCTCTCCTTGAACTCGTTCGTATCACCGAAAGCGGCAGGATCAATCGCGGCAAGGAAGTGGCAGACATCGGGCGGTTCGCCCTTGCGCCCGTAGACCTCGGTTCCCATGGAGGCAAGGCTTAAGCCGCCTGAGAGTATCTCAACCACCGCTGCCAGATCATATCCCTTGTAGCCTCTGCTTTCCTCGCCTGCGCCGCCAAGTGGCGCAAGTCCGCCGCCGGCACGATCCAATAGATTCTTTAAGACCTTACCCGGATCGGTGGTGGAATGACCCGCTTCGTCCGTTGCCCACGTCTCGGGAATGTCCTTGCCCAGCCGGTTGTAGACCTCAAGCTTGCCTCTGGGAACGGTGGATGTGGCCATATCCAGAACAAAGCGCCGCTCCTTGCCCGCGGGCACGGCGATGGCGATGGGGTTTGTGCCCAGCACCGCATCCTTGCCGAATGTCGGAACCACAAGTGGAGCGGAGTTGGTTGCAGAAAATCCTATAAGATCATACTCAAGCGCCATCATCGCGCAGTAGCCGGCTATCCCGTAGTGGTTGGAGTTGCGAACCACAGCCGCAGCAAGCCCCATCTTGCGGGCCTTCTCGATAACCTTTCGCATGGTCTTGACCGATATCGCCTGACCCAGCCCTGCGTTGCCGTTCACAAGAAGGGTTGTAGGCGTCTCCTTGATGATCGTGGGCTCGGCCTTGGGGTCCATCGTGCCTTTCCTGATCCCATCTACGTAACGGACAAGTCTAGCTACTCCGTGGGAGGCGATCCCGCGCCGGTCGGATGCGATAAGCACGTCCGCCGTGATCTCTGCGTTCTCGTGCGACATTCCAAGTTTCTCGAACGAATTAACTGTGAATTCTCTTAAAGGCTCTATCTTAACTCTAGGCATCAATCCTCCTTGGGGTATGGCGTCCCCGTTTCCAAAACCATCTCGGCCATCTCGCGGATGAATGCCGGTACAAGTCCTTCCTTCTTCATATCGTCACGCAGTCGCTCGATGAGCTTTGCAGAATCTATCCCTGCCGGGCATATCTCCTTGCACCGGCCGCATAAAGCGCAGGAGTAGGCAAGGGGTGCGGCCTTTTCCAGTCCTCCTGAGATCAGTGCTGTCCAGGGCACACCGATCCCGCCCATGTAGCGGTATCCCCAGTGTCCGGATACCAGGGGATAGATCGCACACTCGTACATGCACGCACCGCATCGCAGGCAGCGAAGCATGTCCCGGTAGACAGGGTCGGTCGCTGCTTTTATGCGACCGTTATCCAGAAATATCACGTGCAGTTCCTTGGGGCCGTGCGCACCATACACCACCACCTTCTCGATGTCGCCGGTCTTGGCAGGGCCTGAGATCATTGAGACGTAGGCAGTCACCAAGTAGCCTGCGTAGCGCATGAGCACCTCAAGGCCGAGCATGGCGTCGGCAAGCGTTGGCATGAGCTTCTCCACTCCGATCACCGCAACGTGCACCTCTGGCGCGTTGGTGGCGAAGCGGATGT of candidate division TA06 bacterium B3_TA06 contains these proteins:
- a CDS encoding malate dehydrogenase gives rise to the protein MPRVKIEPLREFTVNSFEKLGMSHENAEITADVLIASDRRGIASHGVARLVRYVDGIRKGTMDPKAEPTIIKETPTTLLVNGNAGLGQAISVKTMRKVIEKARKMGLAAAVVRNSNHYGIAGYCAMMALEYDLIGFSATNSAPLVVPTFGKDAVLGTNPIAIAVPAGKERRFVLDMATSTVPRGKLEVYNRLGKDIPETWATDEAGHSTTDPGKVLKNLLDRAGGGLAPLGGAGEESRGYKGYDLAAVVEILSGGLSLASMGTEVYGRKGEPPDVCHFLAAIDPAAFGDTNEFKERMDSFIRMLKNTPKQEGAERIWIAGEKEAEAEDRNATEVDVDEPTMEKLRTIASELEINFPF